Within Sorghum bicolor cultivar BTx623 chromosome 2, Sorghum_bicolor_NCBIv3, whole genome shotgun sequence, the genomic segment TCCTACGAACTGGGTGCCTCCGTTGTCCTTTCCGCTGCAGCTAGATGCCTCCAGAGCGAACCTCTCCTCCTGCAGCTCTCGAGATGGCCTCACCACCGGCAGCTGCCACAGGTCGCCGCCGCCATCGCCACAGTCGGCTCTGACACCATGTAGATGTTTGGAGAATTTTCTGGAGTCACCCTCTATCTCTTGAGTCTgagtacatatacatatacatatatgggCCTCTTGGGCCAAATCCAATAACTTACAAATCATATACAGCCCAACAACTAGTACGCCGAAATTTGATGACAGTGAACAGAGGTCTAAACTTGCACTGTTTGGGAAGAAACCACCAAATATTCAATTTTGCCGTGTTCACTCTGGAGTCTGTTCGATTAGGGAGAACTTCTGTATCCTAGAAGGGAAAGCTGTGGAACGACTGATTCATTGTTTGAATCATTCAAACAAGAAGGTTGTCGAAGCTGCTCTGGCTGCTCTTTGCACCCTACTTGAAGATGGAGTGGAGACTGCGGAAGGCATTTCGGTGCTCCGTAGGTCTAATGGAGTTGCACCTATATTTGCCATCTTGAAGGAAAATCCGACAGGCAGCCTTCAGCACAGGGTGACATGGGCTGTGGAGAGGATTCTGCGGGCAGAGGATATCGCCCAAGCTGCTTCAACCGATCACAGTCTGGGATCTGCACTTGTTCATGCTTTTCAACATGGAGATTCCAGAACACGGCGTATTGCAGAGGCAGCATTGAAGCATGTCCGAAAGCTACCCACCTTTTCCATAATCATTGATAAGAGTCCCTCGATACGAGGTTCGTCCTTGGGAAGCATGGAGCGCTTTATCAAGTTTGATCGCTAGGTTGTTATGAAACGTAAAAGATTTACATGGCCTGTTTATGCCTTGTGGCCAACATATCCCAAGGTCTAGTTTGGATGTTGCCGTATTCATCTTAATTTAAATTCCACTCTAATCCACCCTAGCATATGTGGATTGGTGTAAATCCaattacatccaaacaagaccgcAATATATGTTTAACAGCAGGAACACAGTTTATTCTGGGGTGGGGGCGGTAGACAAGAGTCATAAGCTGTCACTGAATCTACTATTTTTATAAGGTGCATTTGCACGTTGCATTTGCTGAATGTGTTATCTCGGCTGGCAGTGGATCTAAGGGCACCCGCAATGGGTGACTCATGAGCTAGCTCTAAGCTTTTTtttattcatatttttattagaaGAGTTGACTTAGAGCTAGTAGCTgactttttttttcatattacgAGTCATTGCTAAAAGCTAACATTATTAGAAAAGTTGACTTAGAGCTAGTAGCTGACTCTTATTGTCGTGGGTGTCCTAATGAAGGCTACGTATGTTTagattatcaaaatattctcatTCAGTTTTCAGTAACTACCATCAATTTGCAAGCAAAACAGCTATCGTCTTGTTTGTTTGGgctttcagcagtgtttttctctcgaaataaatcagccaacagtactttctgtcatagcttatcagccaaacgaataaGGTGAATATATATTTACGAGTAGATAAGAATCCACTTTTATTTTATGAGTACCATAAGGTCAACCTTTTATTTGGCAGGGTAGTCTCAATACTAAAAACTATGATGTCATGTTACATAATGACTTTCCTATGCATAGTTTCTAAACTActataagaaaataaaaaatactttTACTTTTGTTATGACTTAATTTTTATGCTAGAAACAACTATTTCCCTCCTAAAAAATTTGACATTAATTGTAGAATTCAAATTTTCTCATAGAACTTGTGATTCTAAATCCCTCTCTTTTCCATCTGCTAGCCTATGCAGTCCTTCAAACCTAGAACAATCCCTAATTGATAGGGGCATTCATGGTTATTTCACACACCTCTATCCTAAATAAAAATCCTAAAACGTCAAGTCTTTTTAGGAGGAAGAAGTAGGTCCCGTACTCCCATGCAAGACCCAATTTCATTTGATTTTCTTCTCACTCATATTAATTATGGTGCCACGTCAATAAGAATCCTAGGTGGCACTCCTATTTACAGTAATGTTATAAACACTAGCCGATGTGGCTCACTATGATTATAAACACTAGCTGTAAACTCTCTAGGACTGATCTAAGAAGGAAACCGAATACATGCGGCAACAATCTCAGCTGTGCATCCGGCTTATTGCATCCTAGGTGTATAGCGCCCTAAGTTATTGCAGGCGATCTCGATTGGTCGTTCATCGGTTGCCAGTGTTGTCGCTGCCAGCGTCTCGTCGGTCAGTATATATGGTGATCCTCCGCGCGGATTTCACGAACACACTGCAAAACAAGTGAAGAAAAGTGAGAAAACGGCAACCTTTTCTTCAGCATCTAAAAGAGTTGCAGTACGGTTTGGATTTGTATAACGAAGGAAGTGCAATGAAGTAGTCGCTAGCTGGCGTGCTCACCTGAAAGGCTCGTCGCCGATGTGCTTCACCTCGCCGGATATGGTGCGGTAGACCATGTGGCTCCTCAGTTCAGCGTTGTTGCTGATGCCGAACATGCTGGACAGGCGCGCGCAGAGCTCCTCGAGTGAGCCCAGCGCCGAGAGGTCAAGGTTCCTGCCGAGAGTCTCCGACTCCACAAACACCTTGCACTGCCCGGGCTCCAGCGCAAACTCAGACGGTGAACTGTCTCCAGACCGCCACAATCTCCAGGAAGAGGGCGAAATCTTCTTGGCGGCGGGACTTCCATGAGAGACGTCGGAGCGAGAGCGATCAGACGTGTTGGACGCTTTCTCGTCGCCGCTGCTGGTGGCTCGCGGCGAGGTCGGGACACCACCAGAGCCGTTGCTCCTTTTCATCTGCTCCTCGGTCAGTATCGCCCGTCCGAAGAGCATTATCGTCCCCGGTGGCTTGACGTCGTCGCCTTTCTTGGCCTCAGTTGATGGAGAGCGGGGCGTTGGGCTGCCGTTCTTCAAGTCGGTGTCGATCCTTGGCGCCGGAGGGGCTTGGTGATCGGCGGGGCGGATGCCATAGGACAGCAGGCTTTGCTCCAGGTACTTGCTGAGGTGGAGATCCGAAAAGAATGGGAGTGGGGGTGTGGGCGGGAACGGGAAGGCGGGGTCGAAAAGTTGCTGGCGCTCCGACTCCGAGAGAGTCTCCGTGTACGCCGGGGTGCGCGGCTTcttgcgcggcggcggcgagaacCAGGGCAGGTTGGGCATGCTCGACACCAGCTCGACCCGCCACGGGCACACGCGCTTCACGTTCTGCAGGAGCTCAGGCTCGTCCCAGGTCACCTATGAAGACATGATTTACTGAACGGTTCAGAGGAAGAACGAGTGATGGCGTGTGCGTTCGATCTTTTATTTACGCGTACCTGAAGGAGTCGCCAGGGCGACAGCGGCCACCGTGCGGGATCGGCCGGCTCGACACCGGCGATGGTGCCCATGAACCAGCTGATCCGCGACAGGTCCTCCGTCTCGAACGCCATCTTGAACCGCAGGCCGGGGCACCAGGGGGACCGCATGGACTCCTTGACGGCGTCCGCACGCACGCAGAACTCTGGCGCGCTCGCACGCGGGTAGTGCACCACCTCGAACGGCTGCCCTGCGGCGGCCAGCCTCGCCGCCTCGACCACATCCTCCGCTGGGACCTTGCCGTCGGATGGACCCGCGACGGCGGCGCCCGACCTGCCCGCATTGCCGCCGCAGAACACGCGCTTGGCGCGCCGCAGGCCTATGTGGACCTTGCCGTCCTCTTCGCGCACAAAGACGACGGAGTCGCCGGGCAGGAGCTTCTTGTTGTGGACGAAGTTGCTCCAGCCGGCGGTGATCAGGTGACGGGGCGGGTTGCCCCGGTAGACATGGCGGAAAGTCCACTCGACGCCGTGGACGTCCGTGGCGGGGATAAACTGCAGGGGCGGGTCGAAGCTGTAGTCCAGCTCCGGGAAGATGGACAGCGCGCAGAGCCGCGGCACGGTGAAGCCGCCGCCGGTGTTGACGTCGGACTGCGTCAGCGTCTTGGCGAAAGACAGCGGcctgggccgccgccgccgccgctgctggccGTCCCCATCCCCGCCCCTGCTCCCCTCGCCCAGCAGGGCGTCGCCCACGTCCGTCACCGGCTCCCAGGGGCGGAGCGGGACGAGGCGTATCTTGGCGTAGATGTCGTCGGTGTCGGGCTCCGCCATGAGCCTGACGGCCGCGACGCGGCACGCCACGAACGGCGGGACGACGCGCAGGTCCACGGCGGCGCCGGCCTGCTCGGCGTGGCCCTGTGGGAAGTAGTAGTCCGCGGCGCCGACGGGCGGCACGGCGCACATGGAGCCCGCGCACGCCTGCCACAGCTGCGGGTGCACGTCTCGCCCCTTgtcctccggctccggcgatgGGGGCTCCCGCGCCGCGAACGTGAGCGTCGTCCCGAGCCGCGTGGGCGCGCAAGTAGACATGACTGGGGGCTATGTCTAGTCCCAGGAGGAGAGCTGCTTCCGGTGAAGTATGTGGACTAACACAAGTGCTTCCGGTGAGTATAATGTACGGAAGCCGCCGCGCCCGGTGAGTGAATGAGTGGGCGGAAGCTGCGGTTGGCCGGTTGCATGGTGGGCGGGCGGTTCGGAGCGACGTGGAACAAGTCCTCCGGTCTCCGGGCAGTAACAAACCTCCGCAGTCCGCTCCGGGCGCTGTTGCAGGGGGCTCGTCTGGTCCGGCCGTTCGGACAGAAACGCGTCGTCCGGCAGACTCCCGCGCCCCAAATTCCCGCCTCGCACGTTTAATGGACCACGACGATTCTTTTTCTTCCGTGTAGGATATCGACGGGCACCGTGGACtatatatttaggccttgtttagttctaaatttttttacaaaataagaaatagtagcaatttcgtttgtatttgataataaatattgtccaatcataaactaactaggcttaaaagattcgtctcatcaattccgaccaaactgtgtaattagtttttattttcgtctatatttaatactccatgcatgtgtttaaagatttgatgtgatggggctgaaaaaatttacaaatttttttggaactaaataaaGCCTTAATGAACCTTATTGACTGTTTGTTGGCTGGACTATTTTGACTGTTTTTTTATCTGTTTCTTTTGAGAGCCAGCTATACATTTTCTAAATGACTGCTATTGAATGAATTAGTTGATAATGGTTTTAGTGCCAAAAATTACATTTACCTCTGCAGCGCACGTCGTTCTCAGACTGTTTCCAAATTAGACCTTTAATGTACTTTTTCTATGGCTGGTGCTGGTACGTATTTATTCTCACCCATACTAATTAATTTTGGCTCGTGGCTTTACCATGCGCAGCTGGTGCGAggagatagtgcagcaacatatCCATGTTAGTTACGACGCATGCACATAATGGTTTTTAatgaaaaaagtcataactcctaaacaaaatatccaaattaAATTTCGATTACACCATTTgatttcttataataaatccttcaaaacaagatcccacatggatatatttagataaaattttaataaCGAATAATTATCATATAAAGATAGAACATTTTTGTATTGAGCATGTTTAAGGTTTAAAAAATAATGTTCTATCTTCATAATAAAATATTCTAAGAACCGTATTGGTATTATAAACATGGCGACGATGTTCCATCTTCATTAAAAAATAATGTTCTATCTTCATAAGAGACGATGTTCCATCTTCGTTATAGTTAGCAAATCAAGTATCCAAATTAAATTCAGATTGCGCTATTGGATTCCTTATACTAAATGCTTCAAAATAAGATCTCAACATGAATATATTCAGATAAagttttattaatgaatatgtATTTCATAAAGAtagaatattttcttttattattgaATAAAGGTGGTGTTCTAGATTCATAAAACAATATTCCGCCTTCAcagaaaaatattttaaatttagAAAAAACAATATTCCATATGAAAACACACTTAAATGATTGGTATTATAATaccgataaataaataaaataaacataTAGAATTATATAATAAATAACATTACACAAGGGAAACATCATGCGTATAATATAACAAATGGAACATGGAAAAATACTACATAACATGTTGTATAAATACTACATAACATGTTGTATGAATACTACATAATATGTTGTGAAAATACTTAAAGATAATCATACAGTATCTCATTCATCATGTGTATACCATATACAATGGaatatggaaaaaataaaaagcaaaCATCACATGTATGTTAAGTGAACATAACTAAATACATTacggaacatcactaaatatattatagaacatcacaaataCATTACGAACATCACTCAGTACATCATAGAACACCgcatgtatactaagtgaacatcactaaatacaccatagaacattactaaatacattatagaacatcatatatatattacctgaacatcactaaatatatcaaaaaaaaacatcacatgtatactaaaTGAACGTCACTAAATTCACTATCGAACATTAACATGAACATCGctaaatacatcataaaacatcactaaatacaataTAAAACACCATTAAATacactatagaacatcacatatatattacgAGAATATCACTATGTACATCATCatatatactaagtgaacatcactaaatgaaCCATCGAACATCACCAAATGCAATATAGAACATCGCCAAATACAATATAGAATATTGCATTATCAGATATATATTACACGAACATCACAAAAAAAACGTAGAACATCACAAAAATACCACACGAACATCACAAAAAATATCAtagaacattgcatatataacaCATGAACATCATAAAAAATCATAGAACATTACATATACTACATAAACATCATAACATCAAAGAACATGGTATTGTATACCACATGAACATTGCAAAAAACATCATTTTACATCACATCTCATGaaatatagaaaagaaaaaagtaaatataaaaaataattaagtaagataaagtagaaaaataaaaaatctataaaaacataaagacaaaaaagaaataaaaaaataaataaaactaattaatgatagtaaataaaaaataaaataaaaaataaaatggaaAATTGAATGAAacagaaacaaaaaataatatcaCTCGCTTCCTATGGTATTAGTCCactaaaaaaattaaacaaCCACCATAGAATCAATATCAAGACGTTTGTAGCGTTTcaatcacatgcatgcatgtattccATAAAAAATAATCTAATAAACACCTTTATAACCAGCACTAAATTAATGTGTTgccaaaagaaacaaaaaaaatgaatgaaataaaaaatgaaaaaaagaaagggaaaaaatgaagcacaaaaagaaataaaaaaatagaggaaaaaataaaagaaagataaaaatataaaataacataaaagaaaaagaaaaataaattgaatctataaacatgaattagggaaaaagaaaaagaaaaaacaaaataaagaaaagaaaaaataccaagaaaaaacaaataggaaaacaaaaaaaaaataaaactatacAACAACGGGCAGGAAGGAAAATGAAAagataaagaaaaataaaataaaataagaaaagaaaaaagaaaaagaaataaataaaaagaaaaagaaaaagaaaaagagaagaaaactaACAGTAACGATCGGGagggaaaaaataaaagaaacataaaaagaaagaaaagaagaagaaaagaaaaggaaagaaaaaagaaaaaaaaaagaaacgtaCGTACCTGATAAGCCGTCGCGCGCGCGGAAGTCATTGGGCGGGAATCGTCGGACGGGGTCTCcggtccgaacgttcggaccgGAAGATTTCTGGCTGTTGCCCGTTGCTTTGATTTGCTACTGTTGGTTATAAGATGGTTACAATTACGGCGCCACAAATTTAACAGGTAAAAGtagcattcatcatcatcatgttTATATGATAAAGCAGGCGGATTGACTGAGATATGTACCAGCAAAAGATATCACTTCCTAGCAGCTTACCACTTCTGTTCTGTTAACTgaatgttaggccttgtttacttccacccccaaatccaaaatttttcaagattccccgtcacatcgaatctttagacgcatgcatgaagtattaaatatagacgaaaataaaaactaattgcacagtttggtcaaaatttacgagacgaatcttttaagcctagttagtctacacaaacaaacgaaagtactacagtgttgCGAAATTTTTCGCttccggaactaaacaaggccttaattgtgACCATTGTACCCTTGCCAGAACTGATTATATGGCTACACTCCAACTCCCATTCCAGCAGCAATGTAGCTGCGCTGCAGCTTCCGTTTCAACAGCATTATAACAGGATATAATAAAACAATATCTTTAGTAGGATATAATAGAACCTCTCAGCAAAATATAACACAAACGTTTAACACAAATTTGCCCCAGTTTTGCTGTCATTTCATCAATACCATAATAGCAgggtacaattaatttttagcAGTACCATATTTACACGATCCCTAGTTACACATATAGAGTGCACAAAAGACCACAGTTGACCAGCCATGCTCACACACAAAATAGATAAGGAAGCTAATGTTTCTAGCTAATAATGAACCTTCGATTAATTTCTCCAGGTGAGATAGATGCCATCCTTCTGGTTGTAGGACCTGGGCTAGTTGGAGAAAGAGAAGACATGTTTCTTGTAATTACACCAGGACTGGACATCACCTTTGGATCAACCACAATTTGGAATGGCGTtcaacatcaaccatggagacTTCAACTTCAGATTTGGATTTCCTAAGAAGTACAACATAAGTTAGATAGGGTACATAATGCATTACACATCAAACATATTATTACAGTGGGATCCCTATTACAGTTGTTGTAATTCAGCTTAAGTGGCAGTACAACCCTTCTCTATATGTCCAAACTGAAAGCACCTTTTGCATTGATACGGGCCTCTTTTCCCCGCCTCTCCATTGCAGACTTCTTTCCGAACCACAGTTTGAAATATGACAATTCAATGTTGTAGTGTTTCTCCAATCTTTTCTGTAACTTCTATGCACTCAaggttttttttcctttttcttttccttttttttggttGACTTGCTTGCCTTTCATTATCAGCTGGCCGAAGCCTCAAACATGATCAAGTCATACACGCACGTCAGAGTTACATGCCATGTCTCCAAACGATGTGAAGCAGACACTTGTTTAGCTAATATATGTTATGTGCTACTTTATTACATGATCTACTAACAAAAGAAATGGAAAACTCCTGGAAGGCAAGACAAATCTCATCGATCTCCTTCAGAATAGGATCAATGACTGATCGTTGTGACTCCTTTTTTCTCCAGAGCTGCACAAATTGAAGGCAATCGGTCTCCACTGCTACTCGCTGCAGCCCAAGCCACGCAGCAAGCTTCAGACCGTCTTGCATGCCACTGCCTCCATTGAACATGCATCAAAAGCTCTCTCATACCAAGTAGCTTGGCCAGTTTGGAAGACACCCGTTCATCTCTGATAACACACAACAAAAAAATGCAGCATCCGTGTTCAGCTTCACCCAGCCCAGTTCCAGTCGCTTCCATGTTGGTACATCATGCACTCCACTGGGTTGACCGAGCTGATGTCCCAACTGCCACAAGTCAAACGCCGTTTCTTTCGCCCAGTTCACCGCCTGCTGGACTGTCATCGATAGCTCGCCATGCCGACGTTTGTTGCGCATTATCCACAATGCCCACATGCCGCACATGATAATAGCTTGATCCATTTTTGGACAAAGCTCCAACATCAGGTCAGTCGCCCATGTCTCTGCATTTGGATTAGGAATCTTTACCTTGGTTGACGCTCTGGTTTGACTCCAGAACTAGAGACATTTGGATTAGGAATCTTTACCTTGGT encodes:
- the LOC8074178 gene encoding auxin response factor 10, which produces MSTCAPTRLGTTLTFAAREPPSPEPEDKGRDVHPQLWQACAGSMCAVPPVGAADYYFPQGHAEQAGAAVDLRVVPPFVACRVAAVRLMAEPDTDDIYAKIRLVPLRPWEPVTDVGDALLGEGSRGGDGDGQQRRRRRPRPLSFAKTLTQSDVNTGGGFTVPRLCALSIFPELDYSFDPPLQFIPATDVHGVEWTFRHVYRGNPPRHLITAGWSNFVHNKKLLPGDSVVFVREEDGKVHIGLRRAKRVFCGGNAGRSGAAVAGPSDGKVPAEDVVEAARLAAAGQPFEVVHYPRASAPEFCVRADAVKESMRSPWCPGLRFKMAFETEDLSRISWFMGTIAGVEPADPARWPLSPWRLLQVTWDEPELLQNVKRVCPWRVELVSSMPNLPWFSPPPRKKPRTPAYTETLSESERQQLFDPAFPFPPTPPLPFFSDLHLSKYLEQSLLSYGIRPADHQAPPAPRIDTDLKNGSPTPRSPSTEAKKGDDVKPPGTIMLFGRAILTEEQMKRSNGSGGVPTSPRATSSGDEKASNTSDRSRSDVSHGSPAAKKISPSSWRLWRSGDSSPSEFALEPGQCKVFVESETLGRNLDLSALGSLEELCARLSSMFGISNNAELRSHMVYRTISGEVKHIGDEPFSVFVKSARRITIYTDRRDAGSDNTGNR
- the LOC110432768 gene encoding uncharacterized protein LOC110432768, giving the protein IVIFQTVVRKEVCNGEAGKRGPYQCKRCFQFGHIEKGCTARTPFQIVVDPKVMSSPGVITRNMSSLSPTSPGPTTRRMASISPGEINRRFIIS